One genomic window of Magnolia sinica isolate HGM2019 chromosome 3, MsV1, whole genome shotgun sequence includes the following:
- the LOC131240698 gene encoding sterol 3-beta-glucosyltransferase UGT80A2-like: MATERGEKDVSDLDLKKTRESDGESSSSSSDSSSSSEDRKRSHRGGDTPTVVLEAGIPEAGVGSSVELESSAVPGAETEARILSELAEAVSDGKNSGEIVVSGPETEARILPESAGAATDGMDSGEIAPHRHDGIASGTVDRSLPRANTLPGEKANADKAESSVSQFNLERSKTERRRHNNIRSDAAAQIFDDKISARKKLKMLNRIATVKGDGTVEFDLPGSVEPGTLNFGSEDVCNEVVDEEPLDSTDIQYIPPLQIVMIIVGTRGDVQPFIAIGKRLQDYGHRVRLATHSNFKEFVLTAGLEFFPIGGDPKILAEYMVKNKGFLPSGPSEIPTQRKQMKEIIYSLLSACKDPDIDSGIPFKAEAIIANPPAYGHTHVAEALKVPIHIFFTMPWTPTSEFPHPLSRVKQSAGYRLSYQIVDSLIWLGIRDMINDFRKKKLKLRPVTYLSGAQGSASDIPTGYIWSPHLVPKPKDWGPRVDVVGFCFLDLASNYEPPESLIKWLEAGKKPIYIGFGSLPVQEPEKMTQIIVEALEITGQRGIINKGWGGLGNLAEPKDFVYLLDNCPHDWLFLQCMAVVHHGGAGTTAAGLKAACPTTVVPFFGDQPFWGEQVHARGVGPPPIPVDQFSLQKLVYAINFMLDPKVKERAVELARAMESEDGVTGAVKAFFKHLPRRFPQPSPSPMPSGLCEPCFSSIRKCFGCT; the protein is encoded by the exons ATGGCGAcagaaagaggagagaaagatGTTTCCGATCTGGATCTGAAAAAGACCAGAGAAAGCGATGGAGAATCCAGTAGCAGTTCTTCAGATTCGTCGTCGTCGTCGGAGGATCGGAAGAGGTCTCACCGCGGCGGGGATACGCCTACTGTCGTGTTGGAAGCGGGAATTCCGGAGGCTGGCGTCGGTTCCAGTGTCGAACTGGAGAGTAGCGCTGTGCCTGGAGCGGAAACAGAAGCAAGGATTTTATCTGAATTAGCCGAGGCAGTGAGCGATGGCAAGAACTCTGGCGAGATTGTAGTGTCTGGCCCTGAAACAGAGGCAAGAATTTTACCTGAATCGGCCGGTGCAGCAACTGATGGGATGGATTCTGGTGAGATTGCTCCTCATCGACATGACGGAATTGCTTCAG GAACGGTTGATAGGAGCTTGCCCAGAGCGAATACTCTTCCTGGAGAGAAAGCAAATGCTGACAAAGCAGAGTCATCAGTGAGCCAGTTTAATTTGGAAAGATCCAAAACTGAGAGGCGGAGGCATAATAATATCCGCAGTGATGCAGCAGCACAAATTTTTGATGACAAGATTTCTGCTCGAAAGAAG CTTAAAATGTTGAATCGGATTGCTACGGTGAAAGGTGATGGAACTGTAGAATTTGACCTTCCGGGCAGTGTAGAACCGGGAACTCTTAATTTTGGATCTGAAGACGTTTGTAATGAGGTTGTTGATGAAGAACCTCTAGACTCAACAGACATTCAGTATATACCACCGCTGCAAATTGTGATGATTATTGTTGGAACTCGAGGAGATGTCCAGCCATTTATTGCCATTGGTAAACGCTTACAG GATTACGGACATCGTGTTAGGTTAGCAACTCATTCGAATTTCAAAGAGTTTGTGTTGACTGCTGGGTTGGAGTTCTTTCCTATTGGTGGAGATCCGAAAATTCTTGCCGAGT ATATGGTCAAGAATAAAGGCTTCTTGCCATCTGGGCCTTCAGAAATACCTACTCAACGAAAGCAAATGAAGGAAATTATTTATTCTTTACTCTCAGCGTGCAAAGATCCTGATATTGACTCTGGCATTCCTTTTAAAGCGGAAGCCATAATTGCCAATCCCCCAGCTTATG GACATACACATGTGGCAGAGGCACTAAAAGTACCGATTCACATTTTTTTCACAATGCCATGGAC GCCAACTAGTGAATTTCCACATCCTCTTTCCCGTGTCAAACAATCAGCTGGATATAGA CTATCCTATCAAATTGTTGACTCATTGATTTGGCTTGGAATACGGGACATGATAAATGATTTCAGGAAAAAGAAGCTGAAGTTACGACCTGTCACATATTTAAGTGGTGCCCAGGGTTCTGCTTCTGACATTCCTACTGGATATATCTGGAGCCCTCACCTTGTCCCCAAACCAAAAG ACTGGGGGCCAAGGGTTGATGTGGTTGGGTTTTGCTTTCTTGACCTTGCATCAAATTATGAACCTCCTGAATCACTCATTAAATGGCTTGAAGCTGGTAAAAAGCCTATTTATATTGGATTTGGTAGCCTT CCTGTTCAAGAACCGGAAAAGATGACCCAGATAATTGTTGAAGCACTGGAAATTACTGGACAGAGAGGCATCATTAACAAAGGATGGGGTGGTCTTGGGAACT TGGCAGAACCAAAGGACTTTGTATATCTACTGGATAACTGCCCCCATGACTGGCTATTCTTGCAATGCATGGCTGTG GTGCATCATGGGGGTGCTGGAACAACAGCTGCTGGCCTTAAAGCTGCG TGCCCAACAACTGTTGTACCTTTCTTCGGAGACCAGCCCTTTTGGGGAGAGCAAGTGCATGCCAGAGGAGTAGGTCCCCCTCCTATCCCAGTCGATCAGTTCTCATTACAAAAGCTGGTCTATGCAATAAATTTCATGTTGGACCCAAAG